One segment of Poecile atricapillus isolate bPoeAtr1 chromosome 35, bPoeAtr1.hap1, whole genome shotgun sequence DNA contains the following:
- the LOC131590801 gene encoding 25-hydroxyvitamin D-1 alpha hydroxylase, mitochondrial, which translates to MPGPSSTAFIFELLCRGGVRRLHEMQVHGRSRFGPLWKARFGPVLTVHVADPALVAQVLRQEGPEPRRALSCPWKEHRSLRGVPGGLLTLEGEAWRGSRRVLARGLLRPGAAEAFAGPVAAVVAELVARLQRLRRQHPRGIVPDIGTEFNRFGLEAISWVLFSSRLGCLGDTGEAAEDVIRCVGAVLALTLVTMALPRPLLRLVPAPWDAFCHAWDQLFAFAKGHVDRRVAEVAARGSPAEGDTCVTDLLAREHVPISSIYGNVTELLLAGVDTVASTLAWSLYELARNPGAQAALHRELLAATATNRDTRGDSATPDRATAAATATALARLPLLRAVVKETLRLYPVIPANARVVPNCDIRVGDYLVPRQTLITLCHYATSRDSRFFPAPDAFRPERWLRHGDSGDTPGDTPGDTPGDTPGHPPGPGHPFASLPFGLGPRSCVGRRLAELQLHMALAQILLRFEVRPEPGGGRVRPMTRTLLAPAAPISLRFLEQ; encoded by the exons ATGCCGGGACCGAGCTCCACCGCCTTCATCTTCGAGCTGCTGTGCCGAGGAGGGGTGCGGAGGCTGCACGAGATGCAG gTCCACGGGCGGTCCCGGTTCGGGCCGCTCTGGAAGGCCCGGTTCGGGCCGGTGCTCACGGTGCACGTGGCCGACCCCGCGCTCGTGGCTCAGGTGCTGCGGCAGGAGGGGCCCGAGCCCCGGCGAGCCCTGAGCTGCCCCTGGAAGGAGCACCGGAGCCTCCGGGGGGTGCCCGGGGGGCTCCTCACCCT GGAGGGCGAGGCGTGGCGGGGGTCTCGGCGGGTGCTGGCGCGGGGGCTGCTCCGCCCGGGGGCTGCCGAGGCCTTCGCGGGGCCGGTGGCCGCCGTGGTGGCCGAGCTGGTGGCGCGGCTGCAGCGGCTGCGGCGGCAGCACCCGCGGGGGATCGTCCCCGACATCGGCACCGAGTTCAACCGCTTCGGCCTCGAGG CCATCTCCTGGGTGCTGTTCTCGTCCCGCCTGGGCTGCCTGGGGGACACCGGCGAGGCCGCCGAGGATGTCATCCGCTGCGTGGGGGCGGTGCTGGCACTGACGCTGGTGACAATGGCACTGCCCCGTCCCCTCCTGCGCCTCGTTCCTGCGCCCTGGGACGCCTTCTGCCACGCCTGGGACCAGCTCTTCGCCTTCg CCAAGGGACACGTGGACCGGCGCGTGGCCGAGGTGGCCGCGCGGGGGTCGCCGGCCGAGGGGGACACGTGTGTCACCGACCTGCTGGCCCGGGAGCACGTCCCCATCAGCAGCATCTACGGGAACGTCACCGAGCTGCTGCTGGCCGGGGTGGACACG gtggcCAGCACGCTGGCCTGGAGCCTGTACGAGCTGGCGCGGAACCCGGGGGCGCAGGCGGCCCTGCACCGCGagctgctggctgccactgccacCAACAGGGACACCcgcggtgacagtgccacccccGACAgggccactgctgctgccaccgcCACTGCGCTGGCACGGCTGCCGCTGCTCCGGGCTGTGGTGAAGGAGACCCTcag GCTGTACCCTGTCATCCCGGCCAATGCCCGCGTTGTCCCCAACTGCGACATCCGCGTCGGTGACTACCTGGTGCCACGCCAG ACCCTCATCACCCTCTGCCATTACGCCACGTCCCGCGACAGCCGCTTCTTCCCAGCGCCCGACGCCTTCCGCCCGGAGCGGTGGCTGCGccacggggacagcggggacacgcCTGGGGACACGCCTGGGGACACGCCTGGGGACACTCCCGGGcacccccccggccccgggcacCCCTTCGCCTCTCTGCCCTTCGGCCTCGGCCCTCGCAGCTGCGTCGGGCGCCGCttggctgagctgcagctgcacatgGCGCTGGCACAg ATCCTGCTGCGCTTCGAGGTGCGGCCGGAGCCTGGGGGGGGCCGCGTGCGCCCCATGACCCGCACCCTGCTGGCCCCCGCCGCCCCCATCAGCCTGCGCTTCCTCGAGCAgtga
- the METTL1 gene encoding tRNA (guanine-N(7)-)-methyltransferase, producing the protein MAAAEEEEAAVPPQKRFYRQRAHSNPLADHTLRYPARPQDMDWASLFPSFFPPDAPPGTPPARVEFADVGCGYGGLLVLLAERFPQTLSLGLELRGKVAAFTRARIRALRAAQPGRFGNVACVRGNAMKHLPHFFQRAQLSKLFFLFPDPHFKRTKHKWRIISPAMLAEYGYVLRPGGLVYTVTDVPELHQWMLQHFGEHPLFEPLPPAQLAAEPLLPLLPSVTEEGQRARRAGRPPCTAVFRRRPDPPPGGP; encoded by the exons ATGGCggcggcggaggaggaggaggcggcggtGCCGCCCCAGAAGCGCTTCTACCGACAGCGCGCGCACTCGAACCCGCTGGCCGACCACACCCTGCGCTA CCCCGCCCGCCCTCAGGACATGGACTGGGCCTCGCTGTTCCCGAGCTTTTTTCCGCCCGAcgccccccccgggacccccccggccCGCGTGGAGTTCGCAGATGTGGGGTGCGGCTACGGGGGGCTGCTCG tgctgctggccGAGCGTTTCCCGCAGAcgctgtccctggggctggagctgcggGGGAAGGTGGCCGCGTTCACCCGCGCCAGGATCCGCGCCCTGCGCGCGGCTCAGCCCGGCCGCTTCGGCAACGTGGCCTGCGTGAGGGGCAACGCCATGAAACACCTTCCTCACTTCTTCCAGAGAGCCCAG ctctccaagctctttttcctgttccctGATCCCCATTTCAAGCGCACGAAGCACAAGTGGAGAATCATCAGCCCCGCCATGCTGGCCGAGTACGGCTACGTGCTGCGCCCTGGG ggccTGGTGTACACGGTGACAGACGTGCCTGAGCTGCACCAGTGGATGCTGCAGCATTTTGGGGAGCACCCCCTGTTTGAGCCCCtgccccctgcccagctg GCCGCGgagccgctgctgccgctgctgccgtcGGTGAcggaggagggacagagggcCCGGCGGGCGGGACGCCCCCCCTGCACCGCCGTGTTCCGCCGCCGCCCCGACCCCCCCCCGGGGGGACCCTGA
- the LOC131590807 gene encoding natural resistance-associated macrophage protein 2-like, with amino-acid sequence MGNLDMERKASYEDVSGEPGGLGGVVSTISSSRSPLQPPDTDQGEPFTTYFDSKIPIPDDETHSCFSFRKLWAFTGPGFLMSIAYLDPGNIESDLQSGAVAGFKLLWVLLLATIIGLLLQRLAARLGVVTGCTWQRSATASTTSCLPAQQC; translated from the exons agGATGTGTCTGGGGAGcctgggggtctcgggggggtgGTCAGCAccatctccagcagcaggagccccctgcagccccccgaCACCGACCAGGGGGAGCCCTTCACCACCTACTTTGACAGCAAAATCCCCATCCCTGACGATGAGACG CATTCCTGCTTCAGCTTCCGCAAGCTGTGGGCGTTCACGGGGCCGGGCTTCCTGATGAGCATCGCTTACCTGGACCCCGGCAACATCGAGTCTGACCTGCAGTCCGGGGCTGTGGCAGGCTTCAAG ctgctgtgggtgctgctgctggccaccaTCAtcgggctgctgctgcagcggCTGGCGGCGCGCCTGGGCGTGGTGACGGGCTGCACCTGGCAGAGGTCTGCAACCGCCAGTACCACAAG CtgcctcccagcacagcaatgcTAA
- the EEF1AKMT3 gene encoding EEF1A lysine methyltransferase 3 has product MAAPGSHVGTGGGRGAEEENGEGEGEGEEEEEEEQEEEEEEAEAALRAVFPRDPALFSELFPERRRFRLCGRVLHIAEHHGPRLGPAGAVWEAALSLCRFLGEQNLELAGRRGPGAGGRYRIVGIFAAMLGAEVTLTDRPPVLPQLRENARRNFPGGAGAPRVRALRWGRDQRRFPPKFHLILGSDIVYDPRAFAPLLGTLRHLLVPPARALLSARLRGGDAGASRFFRQMLPPFFGVRLLRREPEGDIEIYAVTPREGGGAPPGQGRGGAARPGVSFGGPGGGTEED; this is encoded by the exons ATGGCGGCGCCCGGGAGCCACGTGGGGAccgggggggggcggggggcagaggaagagaacggggaaggggaaggggaaggggaagaggaagaggaagaggagcaagaagaagaagaagaagaagcagaggCGGCGCTGCGGGCCGTGTTCCCCCGCGACCCCGCGCTCTTCTCCGAGCTGTTCCCGGAGCGGCGCCGGTTCCGGCTGTGCGGGCGCGTCCTGCACATCGCGGAGCACCACGGGCCGCGGCTCGGGCCCGCCGGGGCCGTCTGGGAGGCG gccctgtccctgtgccggTTCCTGGGCGAGCAGAACCTGGAGCTGGCGGGGCGGCGGGGTCCTGGAGCTGGGGGCCGGTACCGCATCGTGGGGATCTTCGCTGCCATGCTGG GGGCGGAGGTGACGCTCACGGACCGGCCGCCGGTGCTGCCGCAGCTCCGGGAGAACGCGCGGCGGAATTTcccggggggcgcgggggcaCCGCGGGTGCGGGCGCTGCGCTGGGGGCGCGACCAGCGCCGcttcccccccaaattccacctgaTCCTGGGCTCCGACATCGTGTACGACCCCCGCGCCTTCGCCCCGCTCCTGGGCACCCTCCGGCACCTGCTGGTGCCCCCGGCCCGGGCGCTGCTCAGCGCCCGCCTGCGGGGCGGCGATGCCGGAGCCTCCCGCTTCTTCCGCCAGATGCTGCCCCCGTTTTTTGGGGTGCGGCTGCTGCGGCGGGAGCCCGAGGGGGACATCGAGATCTACGCGGTGACCCCCcgggagggagggggagcccccccggggcagggcagggggggcGCAGCCCGGCCTGGGGTCTCTTtcggggggcccggggggggcaCGGAGGAGGATTAA